The DNA segment CGGAGATCAGCTCGCCGCGGAGCTCACCGTTGCGCTCGATGCCCAGTGAACTCAGGTACTTGTCCAGCGCGGCCAGGTTGAGGCCGTCGAGTCGGTCAGCCGAGGTCACCGGACCTGTTTACCACCGCTGATTCCGGGGCAACAGATCCCACACGTGCTCGGTGGAGTTGACCGAGGCCACCGTCGCCTGACCGGTCCGGGAGAACAATAGCCGGGTCACCGATGCGTAATCGATGGGAAACGACAGCAGCCGGGCGGTCCCCAGAATCTCGTGCAACACCACGTTGATCACCCCGCCGTGGCTGAACGCCGCGACCGTGTCCTCGGGTGCGGCGGCGGCGATGAGGTCGGCGACGGCCGCCCGAACCCGCGCCCGAAAGGAGTCTTCGTCGACCGCGCTGGGCAGCTGCCCCTGGGCCATCCGGGCCCACTCCTCGGGGAATTCGGCGCGAATCTGCTCGACGGGGATGTAGGCGGACAGGTCGCGGTCGTATTCGGCAAACCTGTCGTCGATTTCGACGGCCAGGTCACGCGTCGCCGCGATCGGTTGGGCGGTCTGAATGGCGCGGCGCTGCGGGCTGCTCACCACCCGGGAGATCGGGAACCTGGCCAGCGCCCCCGGCAGGCGCGCGACCTGCGCCAATCCGGCGTCCGACAGGTCGGGGTCGGAACCTTCACCGTGTTCTGTGCGCCGCGGCAGCGCATGCCGGACCAACAGCAGCTGCATGGTCCAAGCCTCGCATGTGGTTCCGCATCGCTACGGCAACCTCGGCGCACGGTCAGCGCACGGTCAGGGCGTGACGATGTTGAAACCGGGGTCCGGTTCCTCGAGCACACCCAACAGCGACCGCAGCGCCGTCTGGTCGCCGGACACCTCGAGCCCAGCCGAGCTGAAATCGCCGGCCGCCACCCCCAGCAGCCGAGACTTGGTGTCCAGCCTCACGGTAACCGTCGCGGTGGCCGGATCAGCAGGACGCTCGCGATGGACCAACACGCCATTGCGCAGCGTAAGCCGGTAGTTGGCGTCCACATCACGGAACGTGACATCGATAGCGATGTCCAGCTCCCAACTGCGTGGCCCGTTGACCCGAATGGCGAGGCCGTCGAAGATCTGCTCCGGTGTCAGCTGCGACAACAACGTCAACGACGTGGTTTGGGTTGCGGTGCCGACGTTTCCGACACGCAATTCGGCGGCCCCACTCATGAAGAAGTTGCGCCACGTCGCGTTTTCGGCGCCGTAGCCGAGCTGCTCTAGGGTGTCGGCGTATAGCGCGCGGGCACCGCCGTGGTCACTGTCGGTGAACACCGCATGGTCGAGCAGCGTGGCCGCCCACCGGAAATCACCGGAGTCGAAGGCCTGCTGAGCGAGTTGGACGACCCGGTCGATCCCACCGATAGCGTCGACGTAGCGCGGGCCGAGCGCTTCTGGGGGATGGGGCCACAGCCGGGCCGGGTTGCCGTCGAACCATCCCATGTAACGTTGATAGATCGCCTTCACGTTATGGCTGACCGAGCCGTAGTAGCCGTGGGTGTGCCAGGCCCGCTCCAATGCTGGTGGCAGCTGGAATATTTCGGCGATTTCGACGCCGGTGTAGCCCTGGTTGAGCAGCCGCAGCGTCTGGTCGTGTAGGTAGGCGTACAGATCTCGCTGCAGCGACAGGAATTCGACGATGCGCTGGTGGCCCCAGGTCGGCCAGTGGTGCGAAGCGAACACCACATCGGTGCGGTCGGCGAAGGTGTCGATCGCCTCGGTGAGATAGCCCGACCAGGCATGCGGGTCGCGCACCAGCGCGCCGCGCAGGGTCAGCAGGTTGTGCAGGTTGTGGGTGGCGTTCTCGGCCATGCACAACGCGCGGTATTTCGGGAAATAGAAGTGCATCTCGGCGGGGGCCTCGGTGCCCGGCGCCATCTGGAACTCGATCTCCACGCCGTCGATGCGGTGTGTCTGCCCGGTCGTGCGGATGTTGACGGTCGGGTTGATGACGCCCACCTCACCGGTCGACGGGGCCTGGCCGAGCCCGCAGCCCACCTGCCCCTGCGGTCCGCGGTCCAGCATCGTGCCATACATGTAGGTGGCGCGGCGTGTCATGGCCGGACCGGCGTAGACGTTCTCCTGCACGGCGTGCGCAGAGAAGCCCTCCGGTGCCAGCACCGCCACCTTGCCCGCGTCCACATCGGCTTGGGTGGTGACCCCCAGCACGCCACCGAAGTGGTCGACGTGACTGTGGGTGTAGATCACCGCGACCACCGGGCGGTCACCGCCACGGTGAGCCCGATACAGCTCCAGGGCCGCGGCGGCCACCTCGGTGGATATCAACGGGTCGATGACGATGAGTCCGGTATCGCCCTCGACGAAACTGATGTTGGAGATGTCGAATCCGCGGACCTGGTAGATGCCCGGCACCACTTCGTAGAGGCCCTGCTTGGCGGCCAGCGTCGATTGCCGCCACAGGCTGGGATGCACCGACGTCGGCGGCGGCCCGCCGAGAAACGCATAGGCATCGTTGTCCCATACCACACGGCCGTCGGCCGCCTTGATGACACACGGCGACAGCGCCGCAATGAATCCGCGGTCGGCATCGTCGAAATCCGTTGTGTCATCCCACGGTAGCGAGTGCTTGCCGTGTGCCGACGCAATGACCGCGGTGGGAGGTTTATGGTCCACCGGCACTACCTTGCCATTACCGCGGCGATCTTCGACAGAGCCCCCCAGATCCGATTCGGTGGCCACGACCGGACGAACTGGGAAATATTTCTTCGCGGTCCCTAGACCTCAGGCCCAGTTAACCCGCATACTCCGAAGCGGTCCTCAATGCCGATGGACCGCTACGACGGGCAAAGGAGCACAGGGTGAAGCGTGGACTGACGGTCGCGGTAGCCGGAGCGGCCATTCTGGTTGTGGGTCTTTCCGGATGTTCGAGCAACAAGTCGACTACGGGCGGCGGTACCACGACTGCCGGAGGCACAACGGCAAGCCCCGCCGCCGGCGGGCCAAAGGTCATCATCGACGGCAAGGACCAAAACGTCACCGGTTCGGTGGTGTGCACCACGGCAGCCGGCAATGTCAACATCGCGATCGGTGGAGCGGCGACGGGCATCGCCGCCGTGCTCACCGACACCAACCCGCCCGAGGTGAAGTCCGTCGGGCTGGGCAACGTCAACGGCGTCACGCTCGGATACACATCGGGTACCGGCCAGGGCAACGCCACGGCCACCAAGAACGGCAACACCTACAAGATCACCGGCACCGCCACCGGGGTTGACATGGCCAACCCGATGTCGCCGGTGACCAAGCCGTTTGAAATCGACGTGACCTGTTCCTAACCCGCGGCGCCTCCTCGGGCCCGGCACCGGACCCGAGGAGGCACAATCAGGCCACCCGCGGTGACCTAGAGCTGGTAAGCGTGCGGTTGCCACCCGTTAAGTGGCAGCCGCACGGTGAACTCGGTATGACCGGGCCGGCTGTTCAGCGTGATCGTTCCATGGTGCGCCTTGACCACGGCGGAGACGATCGCCAAACCGAGCCCGGTGCTGCCGCCGTGGCGGGAGCGTGAGGTATCGCCGCGGACGAACCGCTCGAACACCTCCGACTGCTGCGCCACCGGTACGCCGGGGCCGTTGTCGATCACCTGCAGCACGGCGTGGCACGGCTCTGTGCACAGCCGTGTCGTGACGACGGTGCCGGCGCCGGTATGGACGCGGGCGTTGGCCAGCAGGTTGGTCAGCACCTGATGCAATCGCGGCGCATCACCGGGGACCACCACCGGTTCGGGGGGCAGGTCGAGCTCCCAGTGGTGATCCGATGCGGCGACGTGTGCGTCGCTGACCGCGTCGACCGCCAACCGGGACAGGTCCACCGGTTCGCGTTCCAGCGGCCGGCCCGAGTCCAGGCGGGCCAGCAGCAGCAGGTCCTCGACGAGGCGCGTGATCCGATCGGTCTCGGACGCCACCCGGCTCATCGCGTGTGCCACCGCCGCACGATCGTCACCCATCCGCTGCGCCAGCTCGGTGTAACCGCGGATCGCGGCCAGCGGCGTACGCAGTTCGTGGCTGGCGTCGGCGACGAATTGGCGCACCCGCGTCTCGCTGGCCTGTCGCGTCGACAGCGCCGCGGCGATGTGGTCGAGCATCCGGTTCAGCGCCGAACCGAGTCGACCGACCTCGGTGTAGGGATTCGCGTCGGGCTGGGGCACCCGCACGGGCAGCGCAACTTCGCCGCGGTCCAACGGCAGGTCGACAACCTCGCTCGCGGTTTGCGCGACGCGGCGCAACGGCGCCAGCGCCCGCCTGATGATGACCACGCCCGCGCTCGTCGCGGCGACCAGCGCGATCACCGTGAGGATCCCGAAGATGACCAGCATCTGGAACATCGTGGCGTCGACGCCCGCCATCGACAGACCGGTGACGATGACGTCGGCCCGGTGGCGGCTCGGGGCGGCCACGACACGATACCGGCCGAGGCCGTCGAGGTTGAGGGTGACCGGTGTGCGGCTGCCGGCGATCCGTTCCAGCTGCGCCTGCGCGGTTGGGGTCAACGCGGCCCGGGTGCCACTGCTGGTCAGATATCCCGCGTCGACGGTCCTGCCGTTGCTGACCACCGCAGCGACCATTCCGGCCGGCTGGCCCGGCGCATCGAGGAACCGGGGGCCGGGGCCGGCCCTGGTGTAGCGCGGTTCGTGGCGACGGGGCAGTTCGGGATACAGCAGCGCGGAGCGGTAGCTGGTGCCGCTGAGCTGCCCGTCGAGCTGTGCCAGCAAGTGATGGCGCAGCGCCAGCTCGGTGGCCGCGGTGATGCCCAGACACACGATGGCCAGCACCACGATCTGCCCGACCAGAAGCCGCAGCCGAAGCGACCAGACTCGCCTAGCCTCAGCGGGCCGGCTTGAGGACATAGCCGGCGCCGCGCAGCGTGTGGATCATGGGTTTGCGGCCGTTGTCGATCTTCTTGCGCAGGTAGGAGATGTACAGCTCGACGATATTAGACCGGCCACCGAAGTCGTAGCTCCACACCCGGTCCAGAATCTGGGCCTTGCTCAGCACCCGCTTGGAGTTGCGCATCATGAACCGCAGCAGCTCGAACTCGGTGGAGGTCAACGTGACCGGCTCGCCGGCGCGCGTCACCTCGTGGCTGTCTTCGTCCAGCACCAGGTCCCCGACCACCAGTTGCGCGCCGCCGTCGGCTGTGGTGACCCCGGTGCGCCGCAGCAGCGCCCGCAGCCGAAGCACCACCTCCTCGAGGCTGAACGGCTTGGTGACGTAGTCGTCGCCGCCCGCGGTGAGCCCGGCGATGCGATCCTCCACCGCGTCCTTGGCCGTCAGCAGCAACACCGGCAACCGGGGATTCTGCTCGCGCAACGCCTGAAGCACGTCGAGGCCGCTCATGTCGGGCAGCATCACGTCCAGTACGACCACGTCGGGGCGCTGCGCGCGGGCCGCGGCGATGGCCGATGAGCCATCGCTGGCGGTGACGATGTTCCAGCCCTCGTAGCGCAACGCCATCGACACCATCTCGGCGAGGACAAGTTCGTCGTCAACGACCAGTACGGTGACCGGCTGTCCGTCGGCACGGCACATGACGACGCGCTCAACCCGGGTTTTGGGCACGGTCACGGCTTCCAGTGTCCGCGGCCGGCTAAACCGAAGCTAAGCCGTTGCTATGTGCAGGCTGTGAAATAGCGCGGTGCTGGCCGTCCGGGGTGCTTCGTGGCGGGCACTACGGCTGGCGGGACGCGAGCCACGCCGCGGCCCGCCGCTTCGACACCCGGGACAACCATGCGTCCTGCACCAGTTCGGTCAATTCCGACACGCTGACCTCCGCTAGTCGACTGGCCCGCACGAGCACCGAGGGATGCCCATCGAAGCGCTCCGTGGTGAAAAACGGTGAAGCCGGATCCTGCACCAGCGCGAGCTTGTCGCTCTCCGATTCCACCCAGAGCATGATCACGTCGGTGTAGCGGTCACCGGTGACCGGATCGGTCGCGTCCGGTTGTGGGGTGCGAAAGAACACGAACGACCTGCCGCCCACCTGATAGATCGCGTTGCCCTTTGGTCCTTCCACGCGTTTGACGTGCGGCATCGACGCAGCGATCCGGTGCACATCGCCGACTTCGGCGGGTCGATCGGACATAGCCGCGACATTACCCACCGACTGCGGCGACGGCGGGCCAACGGCCGGTAGCATGGGCGACACGTAGCGCGGGAAGGGTGGTCTGACGCAGCGTGGTCGACACTTTGTTCGCCGACGTCTCCGAATACCAAGTGCCCGTGGATAACTCATATCCCTACCAGGTTCTTTCGATTCGCGTGTGCGACGGCACCTATCGCGATCACAACTTTGCGCTCAACTACGCATGGATGCGCGCGGCGTTGGACAGCCGGCGACTGACCTTCGGAATCGTCTACACCTATGTCCGCCCCAACTGGTTAGCCAACGCCAATACCGTGCGCACGATGATCGACGCCAACGGCGGCTTGCACCGCCGGGTGGCGTTAATGCTCGACGTCGAATCGGGCGGTAACCCGCCGGGCGACGGGTCCAGCTGGATCAACCGGCTGTACTGGAACCTAGCGGATTACGCGGGATCCGCGGCGCGAATCATCGGTTACGCCAATGCCTATGACTTCTACAACATGTGGCGGGTGCGCCCGCCCGGCCTGCGTGTCATCGCGGCGGGTTACGGATCCAACCCGCACCTTCCCGGACAGGTCGCCCACCAGTACACCGACGGCTCGGGTTATAGCCCCAATCTGCCGCAGGGCGCTCCGCCGTTCGGCCGCTGCGACATGAACTCCGCCGATGGCCTGACCCCACAACAGTTTGCCGCCGCGTGCGGCATCACCACGAACGGAGGACCGCTGATGGCGCTCACCGACGAGGAGCAGGCCGAACTGTTGACGAAGGTCCGTGAGATCTGGGATCAGCTGCGCGGGCCCAACGGCACCGGCTGGCCACAGCTGGGCCAGAACAGCCGAGGCCAGGATCTCACGCCCGTCGACGCGATCGCGGCGATCAAGAACGACGTGGAACGTCTCCAGCCGCCGACATGACGAGTGTTACCGGACCGGTCGGCCGTACTGAAACGAAAAGGGCTGGCGGCATTGCGTCTTCGAGACCGTGGGGGACGCTGGGGCTCGGCCCGTTCGTCAAGGGTGACCTACGCTTTTTCCAGACGTTGCACAGGCCTCGGAGGGGGATGCGATGACGCGCTACCACAGCAAGTGTTCGCCCACCACAGGAAAGCGCTCGCCGCGGGCGACCTGGACGAGATCGTCGCCGACTACGCCGACGACTCGGTGGTGATCACGTCCCGGGCCGTTGCGCGCGGCAAAGCCGGTATCCGGGAAGTGTTCGTCAACTTGCTCGCCGACGTGCCCAACGCGGCGTGGGATGTGAAAACCCAAGTCTTCGAAGGCGATGTGCTCTTTCTGGAGTGGTCCGCCGATTCGGCGCTCAACCGGGTGGACGACGGCGTCGACACCTTCGTGTTTCGCGACGGCGCGGCGGCCCCAACTGGGCCGACGACGCTACCCGACGTGGTGTCGGTGTCCTCGTAGCGCGCGAGGTTCACTGCGGCGTTGTCATCACGCTGGTGACGTGCCAAGCAACCGTCGCATTGCCGATGTTCGTCCCAGCCGATGTTCTGCACATGCCGACACAAGTGACAGGTTTTCGACGACGGGAACCAGCGGTCTGCGACCACCAACTCCGACCCGTACCAGCGGCTCTTGTAGGCCAGGTGCCGGCGCGGTGTACCCAGGGCGGCATCGGAAAGTCCGCGCCGGCGGGCACGGCGCCGGGCAAGCACCTTCTGTCGCTGCATCCCTGCGGCGTCCAAACCTTCAACCACGATACGGCCGTGAGTTATGGCCAATCGCGTTGTCAGGGCATGCAGATGATGGGTGCGGACATCGTTGACCCGGCGATGCAGCCGGGACACCTCGGTGGTGCGCTCACGATAGCGGCGTGAGCCTTTGGTGCAGCGGGAACGAGCCCGGGGGCGCTGCACCAGCACCCGCACGCTCGCGTCCAGCCGGGCGCCGTTGCGCCGCACGCTGATGTGCCAGCACCCGCGCCCGGCCTTTAGCGATCAGGCGCTCGACGCGGCGGGTGTTCTCATGGGTGCGGACGGTGCCAATCACCGGCAGCCTCAGATGCCGACGGTCGGGCTCGACGCGCATCGCCCCGGTGGCGAAACAGACCCGGTCAGCTAAAGCTAAAGCGGGCCGATCCCCGGGCGGCCTGAGCCAGCTGCGCCTGGGTCGACGTATCGACCGAGGTCAGCCTGCCTACCGCCCACCCTGCAACGACGCGTTCGCGGCTTCGGTGCTGGCATATGCCCGCCCGGCCGCGCTCATCGCCTGCACGAACTGGTCATGCACGACCGCCGCCTGTGCACACAGCCCCTGATACATCTGTCCGTGCGCCCCGAACAGGGCCGCCACCGCCGCCGAGATCTCGTCAGCACCCGCGGCTAACACGCTCGTGGTGGGGGCCGCCGCCGCCGCGTTGGCGGCGTTGATCGTCGAACCAATGCCGGCCAATTCCGTCGCCGCCGCCTTCAGCTGCTCTGGCTGTGTAAACAAAAACGACATGGCAGGCCCTTCAAAGAATTTGCGTGTTGGGAATGAACGAATCGTATTGAGCACGAGCCGTATTGCAATCAACGTTATATCACCGAGTTCTAACCGTTATATAACAGTTATAAGAGGTGCCCTTATTGTCAACGAGATTTACAGAGGCCGCCGACGAATGTCGATCTGATTGACACACCGACGAAAACTTTGGTCGGGCCCGCGTAACCGGCGCCGACGCGCAGGTCTGCGTCATATCGGTCGCGGGGCGGCCGTCGACGACACCTGCGCGACGACGAACACCGTTGGCCCCGCGCCGCCTTGGTCCAGTGTCACCTCCGTGACGCAAGCCCGCGGCGGGTCTCGCTCGCACGTTCGTAGGGACCGGAACCAGGGTGACCCCGCGTGCGCGGCGGCACGCGCCCCGGTGCGTGCGGTGCATGGCCTCCTGTTGTCTCATTCGCCTCACGCGTTCCGGCACGGCGGGCACTGTGCAGGCCGGTCTATCGGGTACATGTGGGGCAGATGAGGACGGTGTGACGCGTGAGCAGGCCGTCGGCCCGCCGCGACCCCGAGGGCCTTACCCTCGCGACCACCGGTCGGTAGCGCCGGCCAGGCCGGCCACCGGCCTCGCTAGCCTCTGGTCTGTGAACGTAGGAGATTCGGTCAGGCAGTCACTCGATCACTGGGCTCGACAGGAGTGGGAGCGGGCCATCTTTCACGCCTGCGACGCCGTCAACGGAACAGGCAAGAAGCGTTATCCGCAGCTGGGTGTTGCCACTCGGTTCAAGCGCACGATTCGGGACTCGTTGGACATCTTCCATGCGATGGCCGCACCCGGTATCGACTTCGACCGGACCCGCTTTCCCATCGAGGTGAAGTCGGACCTGCCCGACGGTCGTCCCGACATCGCCGACGTCTTGTTCGGCATCCACCGCTACACCCACGGCCACGTCGACGAACTGCCCAAGGGATTCGAATTGACTCGCCACGGATCTCCCGACGTTGGTGTGCACATCTGGCGGGACGGGAAGATCCAGCTTCCCGCCGGGGCCATCCTCGGGCTATTGGCGATCGCCGTGTTCGCGCCGGAGAACAAGGGCGAAGCGATCCCCATCAACTATCAGCTCAGCTGGTACCAGCACAACTTTCAGATCAACGGCTGGTGGGGCTGGCAAGATCACTTTCGCGAGATCATCAGCGGCGCCCAGTTCTCCCGGGTGACGCTGAGCTTCGACAACCGGTGGGACGATTGGTCACCTATTTGATTCGCGAGCTTGCCGTGAGCGCGCCCGAAGGGATTCGAACCCCCAACCTTCTGATCCGTAGTCAGATGCTCTATCCGTTGAGCTACGGGCGCCGATATTCGGTTATCTGCGCGGCGGAGGCGAGAGGATTTGAACCTCCGGTCCCCTTGAAGGGGGACAACTCATTAGCAGTGAGCCCCATTCGGCCGCTCTGGCACGCCTCCATGGACGTACTGAGGGTACCCGACCCCGGAACCGCGCAGCCGCCGAAGGCATAGGCTACACAGCCACAACATATGCTGTCGAAGTGACTGCCCGCCTGCGGCCCGAGCTGGCCGGGCTGCCAGTTTACGTCCCCGGCAAGACCGTGCCCGGCGCCATCAAACTGGCCAGCAACGAGACCGTGTTCGGCCCGCTGCCCAGTGTCCGCGCGGCCATCGAGCGCGCTACCGACGCGGTCAACCGCTATCCCGACAACGGCTGCGTGCAGCTGAAAGCGGCGCTGGCCAAACACCTCAGCGCGGCGAGCACGGCGGATTTCACCGCCGAGCACATCGCCGTGGGCTGCGGCTCGGTCAGCCTGTGCCAGCAGCTCGTTCAGATCAGCGCGTCGGTGGGCGACGAGGTGATCTTCGGGTGGCGCAGCTTCGAGCTCTACCCGCCGCAGGTCCAGGTCGCCGGTGCCATCCCCGTCCGGGTGCCGTTGACCAACCACACCTATGACCTCGGCGCGATGCTCGCCGCGATCAGCGAACGCACCCGGCTGATTTTCGTCTGCAACCCCAACAATCCGACGTCCACGGTCGTCGACCCGGTCGCGCTGGCTCGCTTCGTGCAGGCGGTTCCAGCGCACATCGTGATCGCCATCGACGAGGCCTATGTCGAGTACATCCGCGATGGCATGCTGCCCGACAGCTTGGGGCTGGTCCGCGACCACGACAACGTCGTTGCGCTGCGCACCTTTTCCAAGGCCTACGGGCTGGCGGGCCTGCGGGTCGGCTACGCGATCGGCCACCCGGACGTGATCACCGCGCTGGACAAGGTCTACGTGCCGTTCACCGCGTCCAGCCTGGCTCAGGCCGCGGCCATCGCCTCGCTGGACGCCGCCGACGAGCTACTGGCCCGCACCGACGCCGTGGTAGCCGAGCGCGCCCGCGTCAGCGCCGCGTTGCGGGACGCCGGGTTCAGGCTGCCACCGTCGCAGGCCAACTTCGTCTGGCTGCCCCTGGGACAGCGCACCCGCGACTTCGTGGAGCAGGCCGCCGAAGCGGGCATCGTGGTCCGCCCGTACGGCACCGACGGTGTCCGGGTCACCGTCGGCGCGCCCGACGAAAACGACGCCTTCCTGCGGTTTGCCCGCGCGTGGAACACCGCGGATGCGCGGGAGTTCCGCGACCAACGGTTGGGCGCAAGCGAACCTAGCGGGCCGGGTTGCGGCCGGTGAACGCCACCAGCCGATCCAGCCCGCTGGCATCGTCGGGAACATCGACCGGCTCATCGAATCCGGCGGCGCCGCGCTCGTGCGGCTTGATCAGCTTTCGCGCCAACCCCAGCACGTATTCGGCCAGCGAATCCGACACCTGCACGGAGCGTCCCACAGCGACCCCGTAATCCCAGGCGTGCACCAGGAATTCGATCGAAAAGACCGATACCGCAACCCTGGCGGTCATCGAACCCGGCCCCAGCGCGACCTCGCCTTCCAGGCCGTGCCGGTGCCAGGCGTCCAGGGCCGGTCGGGCCGCGCTGATCACCTGCCGCTCCACCGAATAGGTGTCACCGCTATGCGGGCAATCCGCGAAGTCCGCGCCCACCAGGCCCCCCAGAACCATGATCTCGTTCAGCAGGTGCCCGGTCAGGCCCGCCACGTCGTACTCGGTGCAGGGTGTTGGCCGGGACATGTCGCCGCTGGCGATGGTGCGCAGGACTCGCCGCAGCACCGCGAGCGTGGCTTCGGCGCTGGCCAACTCGTCGGCTGGTGGGGAGTCGGGTGCGGGTCGCAAATCTGGGGCCATGGTGGCCACGCTACGGTCTGGACATGGGCGAAACATACGAATCCGTCACCGTCGAAACCACCGACCAGGTCGCGCAGGTGACGCTGATCGGGCCCGGCAAGGGCAACGCGATGGGGCCCGCCTTCTGGTCGGAGTTGCCGGAGGTGTTCGCAACGCTGGACGCCGACCGAGACGTGCGGGCCATCGTCATCACCGGGTCGGGCAAGAACTTCAGCTATGGCCTGGACGTGCCCGCGATGGGCGGCATGTTCACCCCGCTGATGGCCGCGGGCGCGCTGGCCCGCCCGCGCGCCGACTTCTACACCGAGATACTGCGCATGCAGAAGGCGATCAACGCCGTCGCCGACTGCCGCACCCCCACCATCGCCGCCATCCACGGCTGGTGCATCGGCGGCGGCGTGGACCTGATCTCCGCGGTCGACATCCGCTACGCCAGCGCCGATGCCAAATTCTCGGTGCGCGAGGTCAAGCTGGCCATCGTTGCGGACATGGGCAGCCTGGCCCGCCTGCCGTTGATCCTGGGCGATGGTCACCTGCGGGAGCTGGCGCTGACGGGTAAGGACATCGACGCCGCCCGCGCTGAGAAGATCGGCTTGGTCAACGACGTCTACGAGGACGCCGAGGCCACGCTGGCCGCCGCCCATACCACCGCCGCCGAGATCGCCGCCAACCCGCCGTTGGCGGTCTACGGCATCAAGGACGTGCTCGATCAGCAGCGCACCTCCGCGGTGTCGGAGAACCTGCGCTACGTCGCCGCCTGGAACGCGGCGTTCCTGCCGTCCAACGACTTGACCGAGGGAATCTCGGCGGCGTTTGCCAAGCGCCCGCCGCGGTTCACCGGCGAGTAGGGCCGTGGCGCACGGCAATCGCGGACACGAAGACGGCAAGATCCGGGTCCCGGTGGACCTGGACGCCGTAACGGCGATCGGCGCAGAAGACCACTCCGAGATCGGCGGCGCGGCCGTCGAACGGATCTGGCGGGCCGCACGGCACTGGTACCGGGCCGGCATGCACCCCGCGATCCAGTTGTGCATCCGCCACCACGGCCGGGTGGTGCTCAACCGCGCGATCGGCCACGGCTGGGGCAACGCCCCCACCGACCAACCCGACGCGGAAAAGATCCCCGTCACAACCGACACCCCGTTTTGCGCGTACTCGGCGGCGAAAGCCATCACCGCGACCGTCGTGCACATGCTTGTCGAGCGCGGACACTTCTCACTCGACGATCGGGTCTGCGAGTA comes from the Mycobacterium shinjukuense genome and includes:
- a CDS encoding TIGR03086 family metal-binding protein; translation: MAPDLRPAPDSPPADELASAEATLAVLRRVLRTIASGDMSRPTPCTEYDVAGLTGHLLNEIMVLGGLVGADFADCPHSGDTYSVERQVISAARPALDAWHRHGLEGEVALGPGSMTARVAVSVFSIEFLVHAWDYGVAVGRSVQVSDSLAEYVLGLARKLIKPHERGAAGFDEPVDVPDDASGLDRLVAFTGRNPAR
- a CDS encoding crotonase/enoyl-CoA hydratase family protein — translated: MGETYESVTVETTDQVAQVTLIGPGKGNAMGPAFWSELPEVFATLDADRDVRAIVITGSGKNFSYGLDVPAMGGMFTPLMAAGALARPRADFYTEILRMQKAINAVADCRTPTIAAIHGWCIGGGVDLISAVDIRYASADAKFSVREVKLAIVADMGSLARLPLILGDGHLRELALTGKDIDAARAEKIGLVNDVYEDAEATLAAAHTTAAEIAANPPLAVYGIKDVLDQQRTSAVSENLRYVAAWNAAFLPSNDLTEGISAAFAKRPPRFTGE